A region from the Cellvibrio sp. PSBB006 genome encodes:
- a CDS encoding PoNe immunity protein domain-containing protein: protein MMLRDTRKSKDYFNALLPQYLEGIENLHHALDDGSMPLPDEQTFVANDIFELTLMYTIACYSAGEPLQALKPKVAEILKAKKLYFEKAATLPARQQVYREQFEKMSGKSEAGETHYITRYINVLWWLSLAVTTQQPQDHCLEILSCIGNRGEDTLLDRIAIALGDENQILAPNLLYPHLYRPLLSAFDASPSQQIMYVNAFLKDWYSNCWQAAWYNNHNKENAEGGNWDFYFGYWSLEAALVANLLNVDTTSFKDHWHYPADMSL from the coding sequence ATGATGCTTAGAGACACACGGAAATCCAAGGATTACTTCAATGCACTATTACCCCAGTATCTGGAAGGCATTGAGAATCTTCATCATGCATTAGATGACGGCTCTATGCCTTTACCCGATGAGCAAACTTTTGTAGCCAATGACATATTTGAACTTACATTGATGTATACAATCGCCTGCTATTCCGCAGGCGAACCACTTCAGGCACTCAAGCCAAAAGTCGCAGAGATATTGAAGGCTAAAAAACTTTACTTTGAAAAAGCAGCTACTTTGCCAGCAAGACAACAGGTATATCGTGAACAATTTGAGAAAATGTCGGGCAAAAGTGAAGCAGGGGAAACACATTACATCACCCGATATATCAATGTGCTCTGGTGGCTATCTCTTGCCGTTACAACACAACAGCCGCAAGATCATTGCCTGGAAATTTTGAGCTGCATAGGCAATCGCGGTGAGGATACATTATTGGATCGCATTGCCATTGCGCTTGGCGACGAAAATCAAATCCTCGCGCCCAACTTGCTTTATCCGCATTTATATCGCCCACTCCTATCTGCATTTGACGCGTCACCATCTCAACAGATCATGTACGTTAATGCGTTCCTGAAAGATTGGTATTCAAACTGTTGGCAAGCAGCCTGGTATAACAACCACAACAAAGAAAATGCCGAAGGAGGCAACTGGGACTTTTATTTTGGATATTGGAGTCTTGAGGCCGCACTCGTGGCTAATCTCTTGAATGTGGACACCACTTCTTTCAAAGATCATTGGCACTATCCTGCAGATATGTCTCTGTAA
- a CDS encoding cellulose binding domain-containing protein: MKSIISKRRRALCFAGVATGSLLLTPNVFAACSYQVSNNWDAGFTAAIRITNDTSSTINGWQVNWSYQTNAVTNAWNAQLSGNYSASNVGWNRSIAPGQSVEFGIQGVTNGGPVETPQVTGALCGTSNTSSSVSSSSSSLAPSSSSSSLAASSDSSVAPTATNIALAAVATTSYVSPWETLSAVNDNSNPSNSNDKSSGAYGNWNNPNSIQWVQYEWPQQQRLERAQIYWFDDNGGVLVPTTAYVEYWDGSSWIYAGEVPLTENAFNDLEFDEIETNRLRVSMLNTQQSTGILEWRVYGVATGNSSSSSSSSSSGNTGGPVPYRAVTTEFTRFDVNTSNALYMDTDRFRAYYGGNGLNGGQGNLANVSSSQIAFGLSHLEAAYECFVNEWGFRSTSLSANSDSGPYYKMNLYSTTTLNAGGAMGADAQYRLSFIEFRDNAINRPETAVHEFGHSLTYTDYTWVDQGRTGAWWETVANWVADTYNTDALCEDVRVRNGLQRDRDTIIDLEANIALSHLQIVSTRNYYQAWPFLTYLTKNPDQYPGLGRMAVPDLMSNHLRNNETPLHVLARLTAPVSAQRVLGRYWARMAYLDINHPKAQARYLSTRNNAGFRTRAYANLTALGSGRYRVKADRAPLYGGANITPLSVSSGTVNARVINLGNGLSDSNFTATLSIRNTQSGSVRYVDLVNGAANTAVANNEEVSLVVANTPNNLYLYNAFESTTSSPDAIGLQYEVELTGAAPMHL, translated from the coding sequence ATGAAAAGTATCATATCTAAACGGCGCCGTGCGCTGTGTTTTGCCGGTGTGGCAACCGGTAGTTTATTGCTTACGCCGAATGTGTTTGCTGCATGCAGTTATCAGGTTTCAAATAACTGGGATGCGGGTTTTACGGCGGCAATCCGTATCACGAACGACACCTCGTCAACGATTAATGGCTGGCAAGTTAATTGGAGCTATCAAACTAACGCCGTTACCAACGCATGGAATGCGCAGCTAAGTGGAAATTATTCGGCGAGCAATGTCGGTTGGAACCGTTCTATTGCACCGGGCCAATCGGTGGAGTTTGGCATTCAGGGTGTGACCAACGGCGGGCCGGTGGAGACGCCGCAGGTTACAGGAGCGCTGTGCGGAACGAGCAATACGTCCAGTTCGGTTTCTTCATCGAGCAGTAGTCTTGCGCCCTCTTCAAGTAGCAGTTCTTTGGCAGCCTCCAGCGACAGTTCGGTCGCACCTACGGCAACCAATATTGCACTGGCGGCTGTTGCGACGACGTCTTATGTATCGCCGTGGGAAACCTTAAGCGCGGTGAATGACAACAGCAATCCATCCAACTCCAACGATAAATCCAGTGGCGCTTACGGCAATTGGAACAATCCGAATTCGATTCAATGGGTGCAATACGAATGGCCGCAACAACAGCGCCTGGAGCGCGCACAAATCTATTGGTTCGATGACAACGGCGGTGTGTTAGTGCCTACCACGGCCTACGTTGAGTATTGGGATGGCAGCAGTTGGATTTACGCGGGCGAGGTGCCGTTAACCGAGAATGCGTTTAATGACCTTGAGTTCGATGAGATTGAAACCAATCGTTTGCGCGTGTCCATGTTGAACACCCAGCAGTCCACCGGGATTCTTGAGTGGCGTGTGTATGGTGTGGCAACGGGTAATTCCAGTTCAAGCAGCAGCTCCAGCAGTTCGGGCAATACCGGCGGCCCGGTGCCCTATCGTGCAGTTACCACTGAGTTCACGCGCTTTGATGTGAACACGTCTAACGCCTTATATATGGATACTGATCGTTTCCGCGCGTATTACGGTGGCAATGGATTAAACGGCGGCCAGGGTAATCTGGCAAATGTGTCGTCCAGTCAGATTGCATTTGGTTTGTCGCACCTGGAAGCGGCTTACGAATGTTTTGTGAATGAATGGGGTTTTCGCTCCACGAGTTTATCCGCGAACAGTGATAGCGGTCCTTACTACAAGATGAACCTCTATTCGACCACGACGCTGAATGCTGGCGGCGCTATGGGTGCGGATGCCCAGTATCGCTTGAGCTTTATCGAGTTTCGCGACAACGCCATCAATCGTCCGGAAACGGCGGTACACGAATTCGGCCACAGTCTGACGTACACCGATTACACCTGGGTGGATCAAGGTCGCACCGGCGCCTGGTGGGAAACCGTGGCTAACTGGGTGGCGGATACGTATAACACCGATGCCTTGTGTGAAGACGTGCGTGTGCGCAACGGTTTGCAACGCGACCGGGATACCATCATCGATCTGGAAGCCAACATCGCTTTATCGCATCTGCAAATTGTCAGCACGCGCAATTATTATCAGGCGTGGCCATTCCTGACTTACCTGACCAAAAATCCGGATCAGTATCCCGGCCTCGGACGCATGGCGGTGCCGGATTTGATGAGCAATCATCTGCGCAACAATGAAACGCCTTTGCATGTGTTGGCCCGTTTGACCGCGCCAGTTTCTGCACAACGTGTGCTTGGCCGGTATTGGGCGCGCATGGCGTATCTGGATATCAATCACCCCAAAGCTCAGGCGCGCTATTTAAGTACACGCAATAACGCCGGATTCAGAACACGCGCTTATGCCAATTTAACGGCGCTCGGTAGCGGTCGTTATCGCGTGAAGGCGGATCGCGCACCTTTATATGGCGGCGCCAACATTACGCCGCTCAGCGTGAGCAGTGGCACAGTGAACGCGCGCGTTATTAATCTCGGTAACGGATTGAGCGATAGCAATTTCACCGCGACCTTAAGTATCCGCAATACGCAATCCGGCAGCGTGCGTTATGTGGACCTGGTGAACGGTGCGGCCAATACGGCGGTTGCGAATAACGAAGAAGTCAGTCTGGTGGTTGCTAACACGCCCAACAATTTGTACCTCTATAACGCCTTCGAAAGTACGACCAGCAGCCCCGATGCTATCGGCCTGCAATATGAAGTCGAGTTGACTGGCGCAGCACCTATGCATTTGTAA
- a CDS encoding DUF2214 domain-containing protein, whose product MKTLIVYVHLIAACVAVGILLMQDLVLAKTGGKPMSVYSIKELKRAAGIISIALSVLWVSGLTLVLIGYLDNPEYLTNQKIWAKFTVVVVLTINGVVLHHFSFPRVASSGGVLGLGRIEKTLVILTGCVSTVSWLFACYLGIARGWNYTLEYSFIMFIYLGLIGTACIFGSTVFSSRGILDLNNVEKLLVVFCGSISAFAWLFACYLGIAHPWNPAEASRTVMYMNIGLLATACVVGCFIMRSLFATKKHDAHADDEQPMLSESISLANSVSKT is encoded by the coding sequence ATGAAAACCTTAATTGTTTATGTTCATTTGATAGCAGCCTGCGTTGCCGTGGGCATTTTGTTAATGCAGGACCTGGTGTTAGCCAAGACCGGCGGCAAGCCCATGTCGGTATACAGCATCAAGGAATTGAAACGCGCGGCGGGCATTATTTCCATCGCGCTCAGTGTGCTTTGGGTGTCGGGATTGACGCTGGTATTGATCGGTTACCTTGATAATCCGGAGTACCTGACGAACCAGAAGATCTGGGCCAAGTTCACCGTGGTCGTTGTGCTGACCATCAACGGAGTGGTGCTGCATCATTTCAGTTTTCCGCGTGTTGCCTCCAGCGGCGGTGTGTTGGGACTGGGCCGCATCGAAAAAACCCTTGTGATACTCACCGGTTGTGTTTCCACCGTTTCCTGGTTGTTTGCCTGCTATCTGGGCATTGCACGCGGCTGGAATTACACCCTCGAATACAGCTTCATCATGTTTATTTATCTCGGCCTGATCGGCACGGCCTGCATCTTTGGCTCTACTGTTTTCTCAAGCCGCGGAATCCTGGACTTAAACAATGTTGAAAAACTGCTGGTTGTGTTTTGCGGTTCCATCTCTGCGTTCGCCTGGCTGTTCGCCTGCTACCTCGGCATCGCCCACCCCTGGAATCCGGCGGAAGCATCCCGCACCGTGATGTACATGAATATCGGCTTACTCGCCACCGCCTGTGTGGTGGGTTGCTTCATTATGCGTTCGCTCTTCGCGACAAAAAAACATGACGCGCACGCGGACGATGAGCAGCCGATGCTTTCGGAATCCATTTCCCTTGCCAATAGCGTTTCCAAAACATGA